A single region of the Salvia splendens isolate huo1 chromosome 18, SspV2, whole genome shotgun sequence genome encodes:
- the LOC121777350 gene encoding delta-1-pyrroline-5-carboxylate synthase-like, with translation MEAADSTRSFLRDVKRIVIKVGTAVVTQADGRLALGRVGSLCEQIHELITDGYEVILVTSGAVGVGRQRLRYRRLVNSSFADLQKPQVELDGKACAAVGQNGLMALYDTLFSQLDTSSAQLLVTDNDFRDPEFRRQLNETVKSLLSLKVVPIFNENDAISTRKAPYEDASGIFWDNDSLAALLALELKADLLVLLSDVDGLYSGPPSDPHSELIHTYVKESHEGLITFGDKSRVGRGGMTAKVKAAVYAAYAGIPVVITSGFAYGNILKVLGGQRIGTLFHRDAHKWATVGELGVREMAVAARDGSRRLQAMSSHERSKILLSVADALEASEKLITAENEADVAEALKAGYDKALVSRLALKPGKVSSLANSIRVLANMEEPVGRVLKRMELSEGFILEKMSSPLGVLLIIFESRPDALVQIASLAIRSGNGLLLKGGKEARRSNAILHKIITSALPKSVGEGLIGLVTSREEIPELLKLDDVIDLVIPRGSNKLVSQIKASTKIPVLGHADGICHVYVDKSANMDMAKKIVVDAKTDYPAACNAMETLLVHKDLVQTGAINELIVDLQTKGVTIFGGPRASSSLDIPEAHSLHHEYSSLACTIEIVDDVNAAIDHIHEHGSAHTDCIVTDDDEVAEIFLRQVDSATVFHNASTRFSDGFRFGLGAEVGISTSRIHARGPVGVEGLLTTRWLARGKGQVVNGDNEIVYTHKEMSLQA, from the exons ATGGAGGCTGCTGATTCCACTCGCTCGTTTCTCAGAGATGTCAAACGCATCGTCATCAAG GTGGGAACAGCCGTAGTAACTCAAGCCGATGGGCGACTAGCTCTTGGAAGAGTAGGCTCACTCTGTGAGCAG ATCCACGAACTCATCACTGATGGCTACGAGGTGATTTTGGTGACATCAGGTGCTGTTGGCGTTGGCCGCCAACGGCTTAGATACCGGAGATTAGTTAACAGCAG CTTCGCAGACCTCCAAAAGCCGCAAGTGGAACTTGATGGAAAAGCTTGTGCAGCTGTTGGACAAAATGGTCTTATGGCTCTGTATGATACTTTGTTCAGCCAG TTGGATACGTCCTCAGCACAACTTCTAGTAACTGATAATGATTTTAGAGACCCAGAATTCAGAAGGCAACTGAATGAGACTGTGAAGTCTTTGTTGTCACTCAAGGTGGTTCcaatatttaatgaaaatgatgCAATCAGTACCAGGAAAGCTCCATATGAG GACGCTTCAGGAATATTTTGGGATAATGACAGTTTAGCGGCTCTCCTGGCACTGGAGCTAAAAGCTGATCTCCTTGTTCTATTGAGTGATGTAGATGGTCTTTATAGTGGCCCACCAAGTGATCCACATTCTGAACTAATTCATACATACGTTAAGGAAAGCCATGAGGGTCTGATAACTTTTGGAGACAAATCACGAGTGGGAAGAGGAGGGATGACGGCTAAAGTAAAAGCAGCTGTTTATGCTGCTTATGCTGGCATTCCTGTTGTTATCACCAG TGGTTTCGCATATGgaaatattttaaaagttttAGGTGGGCAACGTATTGGCACGCTATTCCACCGAGATGCACATAAATGGGCAACAGTAGGAGAATTAGGTGTGAGGGAGATGGCAGTGGCTGCCAGAGATGGTTCACGGAGACTGCAG GCAATGTCTTCCCATGAAAGGAGTAAGATTTTGTTGAGTGTTGCGGATGCTTTAGAGGCTAGTGAGAAGCTAATAACTGCTGAAAATGAAGCTGATGTTGCTGAAGCTCTAAAGGCTGGATATGACAAGGCTTTAGTATCAAGGCTTGCTTTGAAGCCTGGCAAG GTTTCAAGTCTTGCAAATTCTATTCGTGTGCTTGCAAACATGGAAGAGCCAGTTGGTCGGGTTTTGAAAAGAATGGAG CTGTCAGAAGGATTTATCCTGGAGAAAATGTCATCTCCCTTGGGTGTTCTTTTGATAATTTTTGAGTCTCGACCTGATGCATTGGTTCAG ATAGCTTCACTAGCAATTCGAAGTGGGAATGGACTCCTGTTAAAAGGAGGCAAGGAAGCCAGACGATCAAATGCAATTCTACATAAG ATAATAACATCGGCCCTCCCAAAAAGTGTTGGTGAAGGACTTATTGGACTTGTTACTTCAAGAGAAGAGATCCCCGAATTGCTCAAG CTGGATGATGTAATTGACCTTGTGATTCCGAGAGGGAGCAACAAACTTGTATCTCAAATTAAGGCATCAACAAAGATTCCTGTTCTTGGACACGCTG ATGGAATATGTCATGTATATGTAGATAAGTCTGCAAATATGGACATGGCTAAGAAAATTGTTGTAGATGCAAAAACAGATTATCCTGCTGCCTGCAATGCAATG GAAACATTGCTTGTTCACAAGGACCTTGTTCAGACTGGCGCTATAAATGAGCTAATAGTGGATCTTCAAACCAAAG GAGTAACAATATTTGGTGGACCTCGAGCGAGCTCTTCACTGGACATTCCCGAGGCGCATTCATTACACCACGAATACAGTTCTCTTGCTTGCACCATTGAGATTGTGGACGATGTAAATGCTGCCATTGATCATATACATGAACATGGAAG TGCACATACAGACTGCATTGTAACTGATGACGATGAGGTTGCTGAAATCTTTTTGCGTCAAGTTGACAG TGCTACCGTGTTTCACAATGCAAGTACAAGATTCAGTGATGGCTTCCGCTTTGGATTAGGTGCAGAG GTTGGTATCAGTACAAGTCGAATTCACGCCCGTGGTCCTGTAGGTGTTGAAGGATTGCTTACAACACGATG GCTTGCAAGAGGAAAAGGACAAGTGGTGAACGGTGATAATGAGATTGTGTATACTCACAAGGAGATGAGTCTTCAAGCGTGA
- the LOC121776041 gene encoding uncharacterized protein At2g39795, mitochondrial-like → MLINKLIRSASRLVPIAVRASAGSRWCSHRHHSSAFSATVNGRLKELQSPRSFPSILHLYSTEISSDESLLKSVEYEIECANDSYSVTEAEEEVPEGFPFKIENRVGSETVSLTREYKGETISVEVYMPNLVTGDEDDDDASNQSSIPLVVKTSKRSGPYLEFGCTAYPAEIVIDSLSVKHPENSEDQIAYEGPDFGDLDENLQKALHRYLEIKGIKASTTNFLHGYMINKDTTEYVEWLKKIQKFLQA, encoded by the exons ATGTTAAtcaataagcttatacgttctGCTTCAAGGCTTGTACCTATCGCCGTCCGAGCTTCCGCCGGAAGCCGATGGTGCTCCCACCGCCACCACAGCTCAGCCTTCTCCGCCACCGTCAACGGCCGGCTGAAGGAGCTCCAGTCGCCGAGGTCATTCCCGTCTATTCTCCACCTCTATTCCACCGAGATCAGCTCCGACGAGTCGCTGCTGAAAAGCGTGGAGTACGAGATTGAATGCGCCAACGACTCTTACTCTGTGACCGAG GCTGAGGAGGAGGTACCAGAGGGTTTCCCTTTTAAAATCGAAAACCGTGTTGGATCAGAAACCGTATCGCTGACCAGAGAGTATAAGGGTGAGACCATAAGTGTCGAAGTGTACATGCCCAACCTTGTTACGGGtgatgaggatgatgatgaCGCCTCGAACCAATCTAGCATCCCGTTGGTTGTCAAAACCTCCAAGAGGAGTGGACCCTATCTGGAGTTTGGTTGCACTGCTTATCCTGCTGAGATTGTGATTGACAGCTTGTCAGTGAAACACCCCGAAAACTCTGAGGACCAAATCGCCTACGAGGGACCTGACTTTGG GGATTTGGATGAGAATTTGCAGAAGGCACTCCACCGGTATCTGGAGATTAAAGGGATCAAGGCGAGCACAACCAATTTCTTGCATGGGTATATGATCAACAAGGACACCACAGAATACGTCGAATGGCTGAAGAAGATCCAGAAGTTTCTCCAGGCATGA